One region of Octopus sinensis linkage group LG30, ASM634580v1, whole genome shotgun sequence genomic DNA includes:
- the LOC115226335 gene encoding histone H2B, gonadal-like yields the protein MPPAPATASKGAKKASKAKTSRPAGDKKRKKKRKESYSIYIYKVMKQVHPDTGISSKAMSIMNSFVNDLFERIASESSRLAHYNKRSTISSREVQTAVRLLLPGELAKHAVSEGTKAVTKYTSSK from the coding sequence atgccaccagcaccagctACCGCTTCGAAAGGAGCCAAGAAGGCTTCCAAGGCTAAAACTTCACGTCCCGCAGGAGACAAGAAGcgcaagaagaagaggaaggaaagttATTCCATCTACATCTACAAAGTAATGAAACAAGTCCACCCCGACACTGGTATTTCCAGCAAAGCTATGTCCATCATGAACAGTTTCGTCAACgatttgttcgaaagaatagcttCTGAATCCAGCCGCTTGGCCCACTACAACAAACGTTCAACCATCAGTAGCCGTGAGGTGCAGACTGCTGTCCGTCTGCTTCTCCCTGGGGAGTTGGCTAAGCACGCCGTCTCTGAAGGTACCAAGGCTGTCACCAAATACACCAGCAGCAAGTAA
- the LOC115226611 gene encoding histone H2A-like has product MSGRGKGGKVKGKSKTRSSRAGLQFPVGRIHRLLRKGNYAQRVGAGAPVYLAAVMEYLAAEVLELAGNAARDNKKSRIIPRHLQLAIRNDEELNKLLSGVTIAQGGVLPNIQAVLLPKKTQKASK; this is encoded by the coding sequence ATGTCTGGACGTGGTAAAGGAGGAAAAGTGAAGGGAAAGAGCAAGACCCGTTCATCCCGTGCTGGACTTCAGTTCCCTGTCGGTCGTATCCACCGTCTTCTCCGTAAGGGAAACTATGCCCAACGTGTTGGTGCCGGAGCTCCAGTCTACTTGGCTGCAGTGATGGAATATTTGGCTGCCGAAGTGTTGGAATTGGCAGGAAATGCTGCCAGAGACAACAAGAAATCGAGAATTATTCCCCGTCATTTGCAGTTGGCCATCCGTAACGACGAGGAGTTGAACAAACTTTTGTCTGGAGTGACCATCGCCCAAGGTGGTGTTCTTCCCAACATCCAGGCTGTTCTTCTCCCCAAGAAGACCCAGAAGGCTTCCAAGTAA
- the LOC115226622 gene encoding histone H4 produces the protein MSGRGKGGKGLGKGGAKRHRKVLRDNIQGITKPAIRRLARRGGVKRISGLIYEETRGVLKVFLENVIRDAVTYTEHAKRKTVTAMDVVYALKRQGRTLYGFGG, from the coding sequence ATGTCTGGACGTGGTAAAGGAGGAAAAGGTTTGGGAAAAGGAGGCGCCAAGCGTCACAGGAAGGTGTTGAGAGATAACATCCAGGGTATTACCAAACCGGCCATCCGTCGTCTGGCTCGTCGAGGTGGTGTGAAACGTATCTCTGGTCTGATCTACGAAGAGACCCGTGGTGTGTTGAAGGTGTTCTTGGAGAACGTCATTCGTGATGCTGTCACCTACACCGAGCATGCCAAGAGGAAGACCGTCACCGCTATGGATGTGGTCTATGCTCTCAAGAGACAAGGCAGAACTCTGTACGGATTCGGAGGTTAA